The sequence CATCTTCTGATAGAGACATTTTGAAATGTGTTATAACAGaattaaaacttataaaaaacaaGCTAATATTTATGTTTCGTTATTTATATTACTATCAACCGCAAAACTTAAAActgaatcaaaaattgatgttCGAAAAAGAAGTACAAATAtactttctcttcttctttttcataaaCTACGATTTACACTTATAATTAGAGCTCCCAACTTTCAGAAATCTATCTCCCTAAAGCCCCATTCAAAAACCCCTAAAATCCccacaatttttaaataaataacattaaaaacaataaaatagtaTTAAGCAAATAacctaaatatttgttttattttaataaaaaataaatataaattatatttttctcagCGTTACAATATAGTGGCACAACAGTATGTAGGATACATGACGTCATTACCACTGACTAGTATACTGACGCATAATTAGGAATGtgctttaaaaattaaatatcctGTGTCATACTTGAGTTTATAaccctcaaaatttgacaaatgGTTATTATTGAAtcaatgataaagaaaaaaatatgtagagaaaataattttcacgtaGCAATTGTCTGCAATGGCATTGTTCATTTGAagcataaattttatattaatttattgacAATCTGTTAGAATGGCACGGCCAGATACTTTGTGTAATCAATCACTCCTTGAAGCTGGTGATCGGTCTCTAGATAGAACAATTGGAGAACCTGGAGATGTTAAAACACAATTTGTTACGAGAGAAGGAACTTATAGACTTTTAACTCTAAGCGAATACTCTAGACCTAATAGAGTAGGATATCAGCCACAAGGCCAAACACCACCACAAGTGCGGGTATCTCTTGTAACTCTTCCAGATCAAGGAGAAAGAATATGTTTTAACCACGGTAGAGAATTATACGTTTACGTGTATAAAGGTATAAAGAAAGCACCAGATTTGAGTAAacctttagaaaaaaaagtatataaaggTACAAATCCAACCTGCCATGATTTTAATACTACATCTGCTACTAATGAAAATGTGAGTTTACTTATCGGTTTTAGTACTGGACAGATACAGTTGATTGATCCAATAAAGAAAGAATTAAGTAAATTGTTTAATGAAGAAAGGTTCATTGATAAAACAAGAGTTACCTGTTTACGTTGGGTTCCAggaaataaatcattatttttagcaGCCCATGCTTCAGGACAGTTTTATGTATACAATGAAGAATTACCTTGTGGTTCAGCAGCACCCCATTACCAACCATTTAAAGCTGGAGAAGGTTTCTCTGTAAATACATGTAAAACTAAGTCAACTAGAAATCCTCTATTTCGGTGGTTGTTGGGTACTGGTGCTGCTATCAATGAATTGGCATTCAGTCCTAGTGGGTCTCAATTAGCTGTAGTATCACAAGACGGTATGCTTAGAATATTTCAGTACGACAGTATGGAATTATTAGGATTTGCAAGATCTTATTTTGGAGGATTACTATGTGTAGCATGGTCTGGTGATGGGAAATTGATAGCAGTTGGTGGGGAAGACGATTTGGTTACTGTTTATTCAATGGAACAAAAGAGGGTGGTGGCTAGAGCTCAAGGACATAGGTCTTGGGTTTCTGCAGTGGCTTTTGACTGGTATTTAGAGGTAAGTttcatttatacataaaatttctAGCACAGTTTAGTAAAGTTTACTTGAACTATATGCAGGGtataattaaacttttttgcAAAACAATATGATTGTAAATCTGTGGTcgacatttaaaaaaagtaggTAGATATTCCATATTTATGAAGAATGGctttagaaaattttggaaCACATTATTAAGGATTTTTAGAATCCAAATTGACCATCGACACagttatagtttaaaaaaatacatgttGAGACTATTATGTGTACTTATCTAACAGTAATAGTAacagttttaacaaaaaaattaaggaatgCTGAGGCAAGACAGAAGTCCTACTGTTTGTATTCGTAGatttgttcttacttaggttgatacattcaacaGATCTTTGGTTATATTTTCCCAGAAAAAtttttgcctgtctcagcccctgtaggttgttccaataattggttttgctcatATCTACCTTCTtctccagtgctttttccattgttatgTAGCTAGCACAGAAGGGTTCGGGTCCCATGAAGGGATTGTCTGTGTCCTGGATCCAATGTGgggtaattttatatttcttgcctagcttgtttaatttttataggcaatcccaaacgagtttgcattttatgatattggagcttagagctctgATGGCTGCTTGACTATTGGataggatgatgatctcctgtttgcaaTAGTTGCTCTCTATATTGAactgaaaacatttttcaattgcatagatTTCTGCTTAAAAAATGCTTGTTGTGCTGCCCAGGCTTTCATTAGTTTTAGGCCCGTagacactcctattccagttgcCTGTCGTTGTTATAGTAATGACGAACTGCATTCTTCTAATGCTTACCTAGATTTCTACCTACTTAGTAGGTACATACAATGAAATTAACGTATTTCACTTTCCTGTCTAATCCGGAAAGAATGTACTTTTCGAACTAGGATGCTACGCTTTCTCAAAGAAAAGCGTCAGGAAAATAGGTTAATTTTCTCTTtagtttgttattgaaaaatttaaataatagtaattaaCCTCCTTGTGAACTTAATTTaaagtataaattttattatatatgtttttattgagaatttatattttttaggtgGAATCTTGCTACCGGTTAGGTTCAGTAGGTCATGACACTCAGATATGTCTTTGGGAACTTCCAGAAGATAATCTAGTCCCTCCTCGACCGAGAGTAAAAAGAAGACCGGATCCATTACAATTGGTTGGAACACCAGCTTGTCCAAGATTAGATGAGTGTCCAAATCTTGAACCATTAGTTTGTAAGAAAATTGCTCACGAACGTCTAACAGCTCTTGTTTTTAGGCCAGACTCTATTATAACTGCGTGCCAAGATGGATATGTATATACTTGGGCGCGTCCTACAACGTAGAGTACaacattgtaaataatattcatGTCAAATTAACAAGGCTGCAAATTGAAACCCATTGTATATGaacaaacattgaaatttctttattgtttgatcttttttagtttatttagtgaaatatgtgataaagtatatttatattttaggaatatcaattaaatatttttgtagttcttacaaaaatacaatgaaatgaaaatagaacaaaaagaaCTGAAAATTTATGGAAGATTGTTTTCTTTGAGATTAATTCTGAACTTCATATTCAGAATTTAGCcacaatttttggaaataataatagactttttttttaaatatgtataattgTAATGAAAATGACTTTACTTAGATTGTGACTAATTAGATTATGTACAACTGAAAAGtcacattttcatttaaaaattatttcgaaaataaaaaaaattgtgatataaacattttatttattattttttaaaatatttggacTAAAATTGTTGGATATTAATGTTTACAAAAAGCCTTctatttaactataatttttctataacaaacttttattaaaaatcacaatatttatttaaattcactcACAAATAATGGTAATAGACAATCAATTTTTACCgtaaaagataaaatggaatataGATTCAAACATGTAGATTCTATATTTTGCTTtaaaataccctgtatatatacactaccggtcaagTTTTGCTCATCTCaaaatccattcattaaatttcaaaaaaatacactcttacaaaccaaaaataatagtgtctattatttgtttactttatactTCAACTGCgaattatttcttcggtgtttatgattgtagtttagtccagAATTAAGTTGCTCTCGAGTGTAAGATAACCTGACATCTATAATGTCTTGATGAGATTTACATCCAGTGAAGTAACCTCTAATACCTCATACTAGGTCTATTGGCCAATTTTTTCAGTCTTTTTGCGTTTCTGGGTCTTAACAATTCCTCTAGTAGTTGATTTGGGTgggtttctattattttgtattgtttaatGATCCTTTCTTGGAGTTTTAGATAATCTAATATCTATAATGTCTTGATGAGGTTTACATCCAGTGATGTAACCTCTAATACCTCATACTACATATTTTGACGGGAGGATACTTAACTGAAAACTAGGGTGCTTTTCCATTATTAAATCAGCTTTTCACCAGAATTtgcgaaaaaaatgtttttgtaaaagataaaaataaaaaaacaaaaacttggttatttcaatatat comes from Diorhabda carinulata isolate Delta chromosome 8, icDioCari1.1, whole genome shotgun sequence and encodes:
- the LOC130897542 gene encoding WD repeat-containing protein 20 — translated: MARPDTLCNQSLLEAGDRSLDRTIGEPGDVKTQFVTREGTYRLLTLSEYSRPNRVGYQPQGQTPPQVRVSLVTLPDQGERICFNHGRELYVYVYKGIKKAPDLSKPLEKKVYKGTNPTCHDFNTTSATNENVSLLIGFSTGQIQLIDPIKKELSKLFNEERFIDKTRVTCLRWVPGNKSLFLAAHASGQFYVYNEELPCGSAAPHYQPFKAGEGFSVNTCKTKSTRNPLFRWLLGTGAAINELAFSPSGSQLAVVSQDGMLRIFQYDSMELLGFARSYFGGLLCVAWSGDGKLIAVGGEDDLVTVYSMEQKRVVARAQGHRSWVSAVAFDWYLEVESCYRLGSVGHDTQICLWELPEDNLVPPRPRVKRRPDPLQLVGTPACPRLDECPNLEPLVCKKIAHERLTALVFRPDSIITACQDGYVYTWARPTT